The following coding sequences are from one Syngnathus acus chromosome 14, fSynAcu1.2, whole genome shotgun sequence window:
- the LOC119134131 gene encoding alpha-crystallin B chain-like has protein sequence MDIPIQYPWYRRAYPYRRGDLSFVDSLTDWPLIWPFPWSFAWMRPSFMRWLNWPEHGHSEMHVEKDRYVIYLDVKHFSPDELSVNVGDEHITIHAKHEDRQDDHGYVSREFLRKYRLPTGVLCADISSSLSFDGVLTITAPRSSPGPERNIPISCEDGTAKQKM, from the exons ATGGATATCCCCATTCAGTACCCATGGTACCGCCGGGCCTACCCGTATCGACGCGGCGACCTGTCCTTCGTCGATTCTCTCACCGACTGGCCTCTCATCTGGCCTTTCCCATGGTCCTTTGCTTGGATGCGCCCAAGTTTCATGCGCTGGTTAAACTGGCCTGAACATGGTCACAGTGAG ATGCATGTGGAAAAGGATCGCTATGTGATTTATCTGGACGTGAAACATTTCTCACCGGATGAGCTGAGCGTCAACGTCGGCGACGAGCACATCACAATACACGCCAAGCATGAAGATCGACAG GACGACCACGGCTACGTGTCTAGGGAGTTTCTACGGAAGTACAGGCTTCCTACCGGAGTGTTGTGCGCTGATATCTCCTCCAGCTTGTCCTTCGATGGCGTGCTGACAATCACCGCGCCCAGATCTTCACCTGGCCCCGAGCGTAACATCCCAATATCCTGTGAGGATGGAACAGCCAAGCAGAAAATGTAG
- the mia gene encoding melanoma-derived growth regulatory protein isoform X2 — MPKLSARKRCADSECSYAILIARAIQDYNPADCRFISIRQGQLVYVYAMLQDTGNLFWAGSVQDSYYGGQEARIGHFPSTVVEEVQALEPANTEVKTTKWDFYCN, encoded by the exons ATGCCGAAACTTTCAGCTCGAAAACGCTGCGCTGACTCGGAATGTAGCT ATGCTATCCTGATAGCTCGTGCCATTCAGGACTATAACCCCGCGGACTGCAGGTTCATCTCCATCAGACAGGGGCAGCTTGTTTACGTCTACGCTATGCTACAGGACACTGGCAACCTCTTCTGGGCAGGCAGT GTTCAGGATTCCTATTATGGAGGACAGGAGGCTCGTATTGGTCACTTTCCCAGCACTGTGGTGGAGGAGGTTCAAGCTCTTGAGCCAGCCAACACAGAAGTCAAGACGACT aaaTGGGACTTTTACTGTAACTGA
- the mia gene encoding melanoma-derived growth regulatory protein isoform X1 → MLCKIFLFLSLWFLLPNSDAGRQMPKLSARKRCADSECSYAILIARAIQDYNPADCRFISIRQGQLVYVYAMLQDTGNLFWAGSVQDSYYGGQEARIGHFPSTVVEEVQALEPANTEVKTTKWDFYCN, encoded by the exons ATGCTTTGCAAAATCTTTCTCTTCCTCTCACTTTGGTTTTTGTTGCCAAACTCTGATGCAGGAAGACAGATGCCGAAACTTTCAGCTCGAAAACGCTGCGCTGACTCGGAATGTAGCT ATGCTATCCTGATAGCTCGTGCCATTCAGGACTATAACCCCGCGGACTGCAGGTTCATCTCCATCAGACAGGGGCAGCTTGTTTACGTCTACGCTATGCTACAGGACACTGGCAACCTCTTCTGGGCAGGCAGT GTTCAGGATTCCTATTATGGAGGACAGGAGGCTCGTATTGGTCACTTTCCCAGCACTGTGGTGGAGGAGGTTCAAGCTCTTGAGCCAGCCAACACAGAAGTCAAGACGACT aaaTGGGACTTTTACTGTAACTGA
- the bicdl2 gene encoding BICD family-like cargo adapter 2 isoform X2 gives MFSPRKSSLPPPSLEDSFFPLSSSSSISLSFALPTSTPDHRSIDSGGNIETDLILAAELGQALLEKNEELAAALEEKQREVETIQQEKHVLQRKLEMNELTSGQKEAELNGDLATLRSELDRHHIQGRDRRRDESEQLTQLSNHNQRLVEQLSEAVTLEHSLRTEIRSLREEMDESSFSRNISSTQLENTLAESRVLKGRLSHMEAQLKASQEDSDRLRSERNDLRVRVTELQVQLREKEAEAKDALLAHSVALQARDDEIAALKEELQSQQEELELLREEIKPFRGSPDAPNYSSLESELAMVRQEKDLLTHQLLNTIKHKVALSQELDAWQEDMRLVINQQVLQKEEDRLKMVDRESTGGLQRSKSLKLKGEVGKGFFASLFKDK, from the exons ATGTTCAGCCCCAGGAAGAGTAGTCTTCCTCCCCCTAGCCTGGAGGACTCCTTTTTCCcgctctcctcttcttcttccatctCACTTTCCTTCGCCCTGCCCACATCCACGCCGGATCACAGGAGCATCGATAGCGGGGGCAACATAGAGACGGACCTTATTTTGGCAGCTGAGCTGGGACAGGCTCTGTTGGAGAAGAATGAGGAACTGGCTGCTGCTCTGGAGGAGAAGCAGAGGGAGGTGGAG ACAATACAACAGGAGAAGCATGTCCTGCAAAGGAAGCTGGAGATGAACGAACTAACGTCGGGACAGAAAGAGGCCGAGCTGAACGGAGATTTGGCCACCTTACGCTCTGAGCTGGACCGCCATCACATTCAGGGGCGGGACCGGCGTAGGGATGAAAGCGAGCAACTAACGCAGTTATCGAACCATAACCAGCGCCTGGTGGAGCAGCTATCAGAG GCTGTCACGCTGGAACATTCCTTGAGGACTGAGATTCGTAGCCTGAGAGAGGAGATGGACGAGTCCTCCTTTAGCCGGAATATTAGCTCCACACAATTAGAAAACACGCTTGCAGAG AGCCGAGTTTTGAAAGGGCGCCTGAGTCACATGGAAGCTCAGTTGAAGGCCTCCCAGGAAGACAGCGACAGGCTACGCTCCGAGCGCAACGACCTTAGGGTCAGGGTGACGGAGCTTCAGGTGCAGCtgagagaaaaagaagcagAG GCCAAAGACGCCCTCCTAGCCCACTCGGTGGCACTGCAAGCGAGAGACGATGAGATAGCAGCACTAAAAGAGGAG TTGCAATCCCAACAAGAAGAACTGGAATTACTGAGGGAGGAAATCAAACCATTTCGAGGCAGTCCTGATGCGCCGAATTACAG TTCGTTAGAGAGCGAGTTGGCCATGGTGCGACAGGAGAAAGACTTACTGACCCATCAGCTTCTCAACACCATCAAGCACAAGGTGGCGCTGTCCCAAGAGCTGGATGCTTGGCAG GAGGATATGCGGTTGGTAATAAATCAGCAGGTGCtgcagaaggaggaggacagACTAAAAATGGTTGACCGAGAGAGCACAGGAGGACTCCAAAGAAGCAAGTCTTTGAAATTGAAAGGCGAAGTCGGAAAAGGATTCTTTGCGTCGCTTTTCAAAGACAAATAA
- the bicdl2 gene encoding BICD family-like cargo adapter 2 isoform X1, which yields MFSPRKSSLPPPSLEDSFFPLSSSSSISLSFALPTSTPDHRSIDSGGNIETDLILAAELGQALLEKNEELAAALEEKQREVETIQQEKHVLQRKLEMNELTSGQKEAELNGDLATLRSELDRHHIQGRDRRRDESEQLTQLSNHNQRLVEQLSEAVTLEHSLRTEIRSLREEMDESSFSRNISSTQLENTLAESRVLKGRLSHMEAQLKASQEDSDRLRSERNDLRVRVTELQVQLREKEAELEQEQGVVFELRTMNRSLQQNALSLGEESILDITHTRPLSLLSEIQQSQAKDALLAHSVALQARDDEIAALKEELQSQQEELELLREEIKPFRGSPDAPNYSSLESELAMVRQEKDLLTHQLLNTIKHKVALSQELDAWQEDMRLVINQQVLQKEEDRLKMVDRESTGGLQRSKSLKLKGEVGKGFFASLFKDK from the exons ATGTTCAGCCCCAGGAAGAGTAGTCTTCCTCCCCCTAGCCTGGAGGACTCCTTTTTCCcgctctcctcttcttcttccatctCACTTTCCTTCGCCCTGCCCACATCCACGCCGGATCACAGGAGCATCGATAGCGGGGGCAACATAGAGACGGACCTTATTTTGGCAGCTGAGCTGGGACAGGCTCTGTTGGAGAAGAATGAGGAACTGGCTGCTGCTCTGGAGGAGAAGCAGAGGGAGGTGGAG ACAATACAACAGGAGAAGCATGTCCTGCAAAGGAAGCTGGAGATGAACGAACTAACGTCGGGACAGAAAGAGGCCGAGCTGAACGGAGATTTGGCCACCTTACGCTCTGAGCTGGACCGCCATCACATTCAGGGGCGGGACCGGCGTAGGGATGAAAGCGAGCAACTAACGCAGTTATCGAACCATAACCAGCGCCTGGTGGAGCAGCTATCAGAG GCTGTCACGCTGGAACATTCCTTGAGGACTGAGATTCGTAGCCTGAGAGAGGAGATGGACGAGTCCTCCTTTAGCCGGAATATTAGCTCCACACAATTAGAAAACACGCTTGCAGAG AGCCGAGTTTTGAAAGGGCGCCTGAGTCACATGGAAGCTCAGTTGAAGGCCTCCCAGGAAGACAGCGACAGGCTACGCTCCGAGCGCAACGACCTTAGGGTCAGGGTGACGGAGCTTCAGGTGCAGCtgagagaaaaagaagcagAG ctAGAGCAGGAGCAAGGGGTGGTGTTTGAGTTGCGTACCATGAATCGCTCTCTGCAACAAAATGCCCTGAGCCTGGGAGAAGAGAGCATCCTGgacattacacacacacgaccTTTGTCACTGCTTAGTGAAATTCAGCAATCCCAG GCCAAAGACGCCCTCCTAGCCCACTCGGTGGCACTGCAAGCGAGAGACGATGAGATAGCAGCACTAAAAGAGGAG TTGCAATCCCAACAAGAAGAACTGGAATTACTGAGGGAGGAAATCAAACCATTTCGAGGCAGTCCTGATGCGCCGAATTACAG TTCGTTAGAGAGCGAGTTGGCCATGGTGCGACAGGAGAAAGACTTACTGACCCATCAGCTTCTCAACACCATCAAGCACAAGGTGGCGCTGTCCCAAGAGCTGGATGCTTGGCAG GAGGATATGCGGTTGGTAATAAATCAGCAGGTGCtgcagaaggaggaggacagACTAAAAATGGTTGACCGAGAGAGCACAGGAGGACTCCAAAGAAGCAAGTCTTTGAAATTGAAAGGCGAAGTCGGAAAAGGATTCTTTGCGTCGCTTTTCAAAGACAAATAA
- the si:dkey-71l1.1 gene encoding mitochondrial import receptor subunit TOM40B — protein MGSVLALSSGPGHPNWPFSTDPPPFRWDAHPAHWYSPPRWEKRDGRLPNPGSFHSLHRSCKDVFPQQIEGIKMIVNKTVSSFFKVSHTLHLSAVSPSYYRFHVEHLQSDDYSKDKDAPALIGEMDSSGSLNAHALLHLTERVRARSVFQTQQSQFVTWQFETEYRGSDFTAAVTVANPDVLRESVILVAHFLQSVSAGLVLGGEMVYHRGRAEEGGILTLAGQYSRPNWVATLNAGKGGAHASYYHRANKQIQVGVEFEASTRTQETTTSFGYQMELPEANMVFRGMINSRCIIGGVLEKRLSPLPATLIMGAFVNHRGDKLQVGLGVNVGQ, from the exons ATGGGCAGTGTTCTGGCTTTGTCTTCCGGTCCGGGCCACCCGAACTGGCCTTTTTCTACGGACCCCCCTCCTTTTCGCTGGGACGCGCATCCTGCTCACTGGTACAGCCCGCCACGTTGGGAGAAGAGAGATGGACGACTACCTAACCCAGGCAGCTTTCATTCCCTACACAGGAGTTGCAAAG ATGTGTTTCCTCAACAGATTGAGGGTATCAAGATGATTGTCAATAAAACTGTGAGCAGCTTCTTCAAG GTCAGTCATACTCTCCACCTCAGTGCCGTCAGTCCGTCGTACTATCGATTCCATGTGGAGCATCTGCAATCTGACGACTACAGCAAAGACAAA GATGCCCCCGCATTAATTGGTGAGATGGATTCCTCAGGCAGTCTGAACGCTCATGCTTTGTTGCATCTCACTGAGCGTGTACGAGCCAGATCGGTAttccag ACCCAACAGTCCCAGTTTGTAACGTGGCAGTTTGAAACAGAATACAGAGGGAGTGACTTCACTGCTGCTGTGACGGTGGCTAATCCAGACGTGCTTAGAGAATCAG TTATCCTAGTGGCTCACTTTCTGCAGAGTGTGTCCGCTGGTCTGGTGTTAGGAGGCGAGATGGTCTACCACAGAGGCAGAGCAGAAGAGGGTGGAATCCTCACACTGGCTGGGCAGTATTCAA GACCAAACTGGGTGGCAACATTAAATGCCGGTAAAGGAGGTGCCCACGCTAGCTACTATCATAGAGCTAACAAGCAG ATCCAAGTTGGGGTGGAATTTGAAGCCAGTACAAGGACTCAGGAGACCACAACCTCATTTGGGTACCAGATGGAACTACCAGAAGCCAACATGGTCTTTCGAG GTATGATTAACAGTCGCTGCATCATCGGAGGCGTGCTGGAGAAACGCCTGAGCCCGCTCCCTGCCACCCTGATCATGGGTGCCTTTGTAAACCACCGCGGGGACAAGCTGCAAGTAGGTCTCGGTGTCAATGTGGGACAAtag